The following are from one region of the Roseobacter fucihabitans genome:
- a CDS encoding S49 family peptidase: MKRWIPFIKSDPTVAVLRLSGVISASGRGTLNDQSLAPIIEKAFSRGKPAAVVLEVNSPGGSPVQSSLIGSRIRRLAEEKNIPVIAFVEDVAASGGYWLAAAADEIYADDSSVVGSIGVISASFGAHEFLARQGIERRVYTAGKSKSMLDPFRPENPEDVARLKDLLEDIHANFKDHVTARRKGKLPEDRDLFTGEIWLARRAVDLGLIDGIGHLKPMMKARFGDKVTFRCYGLRKPFLSRFGARIVGDALHSIEERSAFAQFGL, encoded by the coding sequence ATGAAACGCTGGATCCCTTTTATCAAGTCTGACCCAACGGTCGCTGTCCTACGCCTGTCCGGCGTGATCAGCGCGTCGGGCCGTGGCACACTCAATGATCAAAGCCTTGCGCCGATCATCGAGAAAGCATTTTCGCGTGGCAAGCCTGCGGCGGTTGTCCTGGAGGTGAATTCCCCCGGCGGCAGCCCGGTGCAATCTTCGCTGATCGGGTCGCGCATCCGACGGCTGGCCGAAGAGAAAAACATCCCCGTGATCGCCTTTGTGGAGGATGTTGCCGCATCTGGCGGCTATTGGCTCGCAGCGGCAGCGGATGAAATTTATGCCGACGACAGCTCTGTTGTTGGCTCCATCGGTGTGATCTCTGCCTCCTTTGGCGCGCATGAGTTTTTGGCCCGCCAGGGGATCGAGCGGCGCGTCTACACCGCCGGAAAATCCAAATCCATGCTCGACCCCTTCCGCCCTGAAAACCCCGAGGATGTGGCGCGGCTCAAGGATCTGCTCGAAGACATTCACGCCAATTTCAAGGATCATGTCACGGCGCGGCGCAAAGGCAAGTTGCCCGAGGATCGCGACCTGTTCACCGGCGAAATCTGGCTGGCGCGCCGCGCGGTTGATCTTGGGTTGATCGATGGCATCGGGCATCTGAAACCGATGATGAAGGCGCGCTTTGGCGATAAGGTCACATTCCGCTGCTATGGATTGCGCAAACCCTTCCTGTCGCGTTTCGGTGCGCGCATCGTCGGGGACGCCCTGCACAGTATCGAAGAGCGCAGTGCCTTCGCGCAATTCGGTCTGTAA
- a CDS encoding calcium/sodium antiporter, translating into MMPWLMSGLGLVLLLLAGDALVKGAVNLSLRLGVPALIVSLTIVAFGTSAPELLISIQAIKDNAPGLALGNVVGSNTANILLVLGIPALLATMHTSECNTRKTYNFMILASLLFIGLAFRGVFDWIAGIVLLAGLALMLGDAFRDAHLHRRADKDEPEEEPEGADPDMPWWRIILFLVLGLIGLPLGASLLVENATIIAKTYGVSDTVIGLTLVAIGTSLPELATTVMAALRRQADVALGNVIGSNMFNLLAIIGIASFVGPIPVDPEFLRFDLWVMLGASVLLFPFVYLSWNITRFWGVVLSGLYLAYLVVVLI; encoded by the coding sequence ATCATGCCGTGGCTGATGAGTGGGCTGGGGCTGGTGCTCTTGCTGCTTGCGGGCGATGCGCTGGTGAAGGGCGCGGTCAACCTGAGCCTGCGCCTTGGCGTTCCGGCCCTGATCGTCAGCCTGACCATCGTGGCCTTTGGCACCTCCGCACCGGAGTTGTTGATTTCCATTCAGGCGATCAAGGATAACGCACCGGGGCTGGCCCTGGGCAATGTTGTCGGCTCCAATACGGCCAATATCCTGCTTGTTCTGGGCATACCGGCCTTGCTGGCCACGATGCACACCTCGGAATGTAACACGCGCAAAACCTATAATTTCATGATCCTGGCCAGCCTTTTGTTCATCGGGCTGGCATTTCGGGGCGTGTTCGACTGGATCGCAGGAATCGTTTTGCTGGCCGGTCTCGCGCTGATGCTCGGGGATGCCTTTCGCGACGCTCATTTGCACCGACGCGCGGATAAGGATGAGCCGGAAGAGGAGCCCGAGGGCGCGGACCCGGACATGCCCTGGTGGCGCATCATCCTGTTTCTGGTGCTGGGCCTGATTGGCTTGCCGCTGGGTGCGAGCCTTTTGGTGGAAAACGCGACCATAATTGCCAAGACCTACGGCGTGTCCGATACGGTGATCGGGCTGACGCTTGTCGCTATTGGCACCTCACTGCCCGAATTGGCAACGACCGTGATGGCCGCATTGCGTCGCCAGGCCGATGTCGCGCTTGGGAATGTTATCGGCTCCAACATGTTCAACCTTTTGGCGATCATCGGCATCGCCAGCTTTGTTGGCCCCATCCCGGTGGATCCCGAATTCCTTCGGTTTGACTTGTGGGTCATGCTGGGGGCCTCTGTTCTTTTGTTTCCTTTCGTCTATCTGTCCTGGAACATCACGCGATTTTGGGGCGTCGTCCTGAGCGGCCTTTACCTGGCCTATCTGGTGGTGGTTCTGATTTAA
- the uvrC gene encoding excinuclease ABC subunit UvrC yields MTGSTENQSLDVATGPDVIQGYLKTLDMSPGVYRMLDSESRVLYVGKARNLRARVSNYARPTGHSARIARMIANTASMMFLTTRTETEALLLEQNLIKQLKPKFNVLLRDDKSFPNILVTADHDYPQIKKHRGAKKEKGNYYGPFASAGAVNRTLSQLQRVFLLRDCSDAMFESRTRPCLQYQIKRCSAPCVGKISPDEYRQTVKDAEQFLRGKTTAIQARLASDMGAASEAMEFERAAALRDRIKALTQVQTAQGINPKGVAEADIIALHLEGGQACVQVFFIRANQNWGNRDYYPRVGPDVEAAEVLEAFIGQFYDTKEPPRQLILSHEIENPDLMTDALSGKLGRRVELTVPQRGEKAELVDGALRNARESLARKMAETASQARLMKGIAEAFDLAAPPERIEVYDNSHIQGAFAVGAMIVAGAEGFLKNQYRKFNIRGEDLTPGDDFGMMKEVLTRRFKRLIHEDPDRKAGQWPDLLLIDGGAGQVSAVREILSTYGVKDIAMVGVAKGIDRDAGKEEFYRTGKPTFALRHNDPVLYFVQRLRDEAHRFAIGTHRAKRAKAIGATPLDDVPGVGASRKRALLAHFGSAKAVARANLSDLKAVEGVSGALAEKIYDYFHERG; encoded by the coding sequence ATGACCGGATCAACCGAAAATCAATCACTGGATGTGGCGACGGGCCCTGATGTCATTCAGGGTTATCTCAAGACCCTGGACATGTCGCCCGGCGTGTATCGCATGCTCGATAGCGAAAGCCGTGTGCTATATGTCGGCAAAGCGCGCAACCTGCGCGCCCGTGTGAGTAATTATGCCCGCCCAACAGGGCATTCGGCGCGGATTGCGCGCATGATCGCCAACACCGCGTCGATGATGTTCCTGACGACGCGCACGGAAACGGAAGCCTTGCTGCTTGAGCAGAACCTGATCAAACAGTTAAAGCCCAAATTCAATGTGCTGTTGCGCGATGACAAGAGCTTTCCCAATATTCTGGTAACGGCGGATCATGACTATCCGCAGATCAAGAAACACCGCGGGGCCAAAAAGGAAAAGGGAAACTATTACGGGCCTTTCGCATCGGCAGGGGCGGTCAATCGCACGCTCAGCCAGCTTCAGCGTGTTTTCCTGCTCCGTGATTGTTCCGATGCCATGTTTGAGAGTCGGACGCGACCCTGTTTACAGTATCAGATCAAACGCTGTTCGGCCCCTTGTGTAGGTAAGATCAGCCCGGATGAGTACAGGCAAACGGTCAAAGACGCCGAACAGTTTCTAAGGGGCAAGACCACCGCGATCCAGGCGCGCCTTGCCAGCGATATGGGGGCGGCATCGGAGGCGATGGAATTTGAGCGCGCGGCGGCCTTGCGGGATCGGATCAAGGCGCTGACCCAGGTGCAGACAGCGCAGGGCATCAATCCCAAAGGCGTCGCGGAGGCAGACATCATAGCGTTGCATTTGGAGGGCGGGCAGGCCTGTGTGCAGGTATTTTTCATCCGCGCAAACCAAAACTGGGGTAATCGGGATTACTACCCGCGTGTCGGGCCGGATGTCGAAGCCGCCGAGGTTCTGGAGGCGTTCATCGGGCAGTTTTACGACACCAAGGAGCCGCCCCGGCAATTGATATTGAGTCATGAGATCGAGAACCCGGATCTGATGACGGATGCGTTAAGCGGCAAGTTGGGGCGCAGGGTCGAGCTGACCGTGCCACAGCGGGGAGAAAAAGCCGAACTGGTGGATGGGGCGTTGCGCAATGCGCGCGAGTCGCTGGCGCGCAAGATGGCCGAGACGGCAAGCCAGGCACGATTGATGAAGGGCATTGCAGAAGCTTTCGATCTTGCAGCCCCCCCCGAGCGCATTGAAGTCTATGACAACTCGCATATTCAGGGGGCATTTGCCGTGGGCGCGATGATCGTCGCGGGCGCGGAGGGGTTTTTGAAGAACCAATACCGAAAATTCAATATTCGGGGCGAGGATCTGACGCCGGGTGATGATTTTGGTATGATGAAAGAGGTTCTGACGCGTCGTTTCAAACGTTTGATCCATGAGGACCCGGACCGTAAGGCGGGGCAATGGCCTGATTTGCTCCTGATCGACGGCGGTGCCGGTCAAGTCAGCGCCGTGCGCGAGATTTTGAGCACCTATGGCGTGAAAGATATTGCGATGGTCGGCGTGGCCAAGGGTATCGACCGGGACGCGGGTAAAGAGGAGTTTTACCGTACCGGTAAGCCGACCTTTGCCCTGCGCCACAATGATCCTGTGCTCTATTTTGTTCAAAGGCTACGAGATGAAGCGCATCGTTTTGCAATCGGGACGCACCGTGCAAAACGCGCAAAGGCCATAGGGGCGACCCCGCTGGATGATGTCCCAGGCGTGGGGGCGTCCCGAAAGCGCGCGCTTTTGGCGCATTTCGGATCGGCGAAGGCTGTGGCGCGGGCGAACCTGAGCGATCTCAAGGCGGTGGAGGGCGTGTCGGGCGCTTTGGCGGAAAAGATCTATGACTATTTCCATGAGCGGGGTTGA
- a CDS encoding CoxG family protein — MHMSDTRQIAASPATVYAALLSPEVLEACVPGAQDVTGSPEEGFEATVVQKVGPVKATFKGVVTLSDMVPGESLTITGEGKGGAAGFAKGGAEVRLVAKDGGTELSYDVEAKVGGKLAQLGSRIIDGFAKKMAEQFFSNLQNTIEGPAASQDAPADDAPEAEKKGWLKRLTGKS; from the coding sequence ATACCCGCCAGATCGCCGCCAGCCCTGCGACGGTCTATGCCGCTTTGCTGAGCCCGGAAGTGTTGGAGGCCTGCGTGCCGGGCGCACAGGATGTGACCGGTTCGCCCGAAGAAGGCTTCGAGGCGACGGTTGTGCAAAAGGTTGGCCCGGTCAAGGCGACCTTCAAGGGGGTCGTGACCCTGTCGGATATGGTGCCGGGTGAGTCCTTGACGATCACCGGCGAGGGCAAGGGCGGTGCTGCGGGATTTGCCAAGGGAGGGGCCGAGGTGCGCCTTGTGGCCAAGGACGGCGGAACTGAATTGTCCTATGATGTGGAGGCCAAAGTCGGCGGCAAGCTGGCGCAACTTGGCAGCCGGATCATCGATGGTTTTGCCAAGAAGATGGCGGAGCAGTTCTTTTCCAACCTGCAAAACACCATTGAGGGGCCTGCGGCTTCGCAGGATGCGCCCGCCGATGATGCGCCTGAGGCCGAGAAAAAGGGCTGGTTGAAGCGGCTGACCGGAAAATCCTGA
- a CDS encoding ABC transporter ATP-binding protein, whose translation MQPILDISDLRKSYGDGFEALKGINLQIEAGEIIALLGPNGAGKTTLISTICGITTATSGAVTVGGHDTIRDYRAARAMIGLVPQEINLEPFEKVINTVRFSRGLFGKSPDEAALERILRQLSLWDKRDSQIRALSGGMKRRVLIAKALSHEPRLLFLDEPTAGVDVELRKDMWEIVSALKEDGVTIVLTTHYIEEAEAIADRIGVIAKGELLLVEDKASLMARMGQKQLDVQLSAPLEAIPPLLAKYNLTLCDDNQTLTYSYDTRAERTGITKLLSDVSAAGLVLRDVLTRQSSLEDIFVGLVHEEKEPS comes from the coding sequence ATGCAACCCATTCTCGATATTTCGGATCTGCGCAAATCTTACGGCGACGGGTTCGAGGCCCTCAAGGGCATCAATCTGCAAATCGAAGCCGGAGAGATCATCGCGCTTCTGGGCCCCAATGGTGCCGGCAAAACGACTTTGATTTCAACGATTTGTGGTATCACTACGGCGACATCCGGTGCCGTCACCGTGGGCGGTCATGATACGATACGCGATTATCGCGCTGCACGTGCCATGATCGGGCTGGTGCCCCAGGAGATCAACCTGGAACCCTTCGAGAAGGTCATCAACACGGTCCGGTTTTCGCGCGGGTTGTTTGGGAAATCCCCCGATGAGGCCGCGCTGGAGCGGATTTTGCGCCAGTTGTCGCTTTGGGACAAACGCGACAGCCAGATCCGCGCCCTGTCGGGTGGCATGAAACGGCGGGTGTTGATCGCCAAGGCGCTCAGCCATGAGCCACGTTTGTTGTTTCTGGATGAGCCTACCGCGGGGGTAGACGTCGAATTGCGCAAGGACATGTGGGAGATCGTGAGCGCGCTCAAGGAGGACGGCGTGACCATCGTGCTGACCACGCATTATATCGAAGAGGCCGAGGCGATTGCGGATCGTATCGGTGTGATCGCCAAGGGCGAATTGCTTTTGGTCGAGGATAAGGCCAGCCTGATGGCGCGTATGGGACAAAAGCAGCTTGATGTGCAATTGAGCGCGCCCCTGGAGGCGATCCCGCCGTTGCTGGCCAAATACAACCTGACCCTATGTGACGACAATCAGACGCTCACCTACAGCTATGACACGCGCGCCGAACGCACGGGCATTACCAAGCTGTTGTCGGATGTCTCGGCGGCGGGTCTGGTGTTGCGCGATGTGCTCACCCGCCAAAGCAGCCTTGAGGATATCTTTGTCGGGCTCGTGCATGAAGAAAAGGAGCCATCATGA
- a CDS encoding SDR family oxidoreductase has product MGTALVTGAGQRIGRALALYLADRGYDVGVHYASSDVGARETVSLIQSKGRRAVALQADLLEDAQTEALFAETVAQLGGPVTCLINNASIFEYDTVHSATRESWDRHMQSNLRAPFILTQAMAGQGVQAAMDGAGEPVAAGLVVNMIDQRVRKLTPEFMTYTLAKMGLWALTRTTAQALAPNIRVNAIGPGPTLQGARQPADHFARQRGNTTLERGSNPQDMTAALGYFLDAPAVTGQLLCVDGGQHLAWQTPDVLGVE; this is encoded by the coding sequence ATGGGCACAGCACTAGTAACAGGCGCGGGGCAGCGTATCGGGCGTGCTTTGGCTCTTTATCTCGCGGATCGGGGCTATGATGTTGGGGTGCACTATGCCTCCTCGGATGTTGGCGCGCGTGAAACGGTTTCCCTGATACAATCAAAGGGGCGGCGCGCCGTGGCCTTGCAGGCCGACCTGTTGGAAGACGCACAGACAGAAGCATTATTTGCCGAGACAGTTGCGCAGCTTGGCGGTCCCGTGACCTGCCTGATCAACAATGCCTCTATCTTCGAATATGACACCGTGCACAGCGCGACGCGCGAGAGCTGGGACAGGCATATGCAAAGCAATCTGCGCGCGCCCTTTATATTGACACAGGCGATGGCGGGGCAGGGGGTGCAGGCGGCCATGGACGGCGCGGGCGAGCCGGTTGCCGCAGGGTTGGTCGTGAATATGATCGACCAGCGCGTGCGCAAGCTGACGCCTGAGTTTATGACCTATACCCTTGCCAAGATGGGGCTTTGGGCTTTAACCCGCACCACGGCGCAGGCTCTGGCACCCAACATCCGCGTCAACGCCATCGGACCGGGCCCCACGCTTCAGGGCGCGCGGCAACCGGCGGACCATTTTGCACGGCAAAGGGGGAACACGACACTCGAACGCGGCTCCAATCCGCAGGATATGACAGCGGCTTTGGGCTACTTTCTGGACGCCCCGGCGGTCACGGGTCAGTTGCTCTGTGTGGATGGTGGCCAACACCTCGCCTGGCAGACACCCGACGTTCTAGGTGTGGAGTAG
- a CDS encoding ABC transporter permease — MNWTAVKSIYVFEMARFFRTLAQSFLSPVLSTCLYFVVFGAAIGSRIQEVDGVSYGAFIVPGLIMLSVITQAISNASFGIYFPKFIGTIYELLSAPVNFLEIVAGYVGAAATKALFIGVIILITAFFFVDVSIAHPIAMIAFLLLTCLSFALLGFIIGIWAGNFEQLQLVPLLIVTPLVFLGGSFYSISMLPPVWQIISLFNPVVYLISGFRWSFFGTADVPILFSLCAIAGFTALCILVIWWIFKTGWRIRQ, encoded by the coding sequence ATGAATTGGACGGCGGTCAAATCCATCTACGTCTTTGAAATGGCGCGATTCTTTCGCACGCTCGCGCAAAGCTTCCTGTCGCCGGTTCTGTCAACATGCCTCTATTTCGTCGTCTTTGGCGCGGCCATTGGTAGCCGTATTCAGGAGGTCGACGGTGTGAGCTACGGTGCCTTCATCGTGCCGGGTCTTATCATGCTCTCCGTGATCACGCAGGCCATTTCCAACGCCTCTTTCGGTATCTATTTCCCCAAATTCATCGGCACGATCTATGAACTATTATCGGCCCCGGTGAACTTCCTGGAAATCGTCGCGGGCTATGTCGGGGCGGCGGCGACCAAGGCGCTTTTCATCGGCGTTATCATCCTGATCACGGCGTTTTTCTTTGTGGATGTCAGCATCGCGCATCCCATTGCAATGATCGCCTTTTTGCTGCTGACCTGCCTCAGCTTCGCGCTTTTGGGCTTCATCATTGGCATATGGGCGGGGAATTTCGAGCAATTGCAGCTGGTGCCGCTGCTCATTGTGACCCCGCTGGTGTTCCTTGGCGGGTCGTTCTACTCCATCTCGATGCTGCCGCCTGTGTGGCAGATTATTTCGCTGTTTAACCCGGTTGTTTACCTGATCTCAGGCTTTCGGTGGTCATTCTTTGGCACGGCTGATGTGCCGATCCTGTTTTCGCTTTGCGCGATTGCCGGCTTCACCGCTTTATGCATCTTGGTCATCTGGTGGATATTCAAGACCGGTTGGCGCATCCGTCAATAA